Within Winogradskyella helgolandensis, the genomic segment ATCTAAATAACAGTAAATATGTGGATTTCACATATAAAATTACTCATTAAAGCATAAAAGATTCAATACTCTCCGACTCCACAATTAAGCACAACTTTGTTGTTTAAAAGCGCTTGGGCTGAAAGCACAAAAAGTTGTATTTACAGGATGGGATTCACTAGAGAACAACGACGTTAATCTCTCTAACTCCACAACACTCACAACTGTATTGTGAATGAAAATATAAAAATCCATCAAGTTTACTTGAATGGATTTTTGTGTTTAATTATCGTGCTAATTAAAGCAAAACAAATAAAATTGTTCTTCATTAAAGAAAATAAAAATCACCAGCCATTTCCTATATATATTTTGTTTACTAAATTAGTTGCCTCATCACACCTAAACATCTTTTAAGTCATTCAACACATAACGACCTCAACTCCACATGAAACTAACAGTAGCGCTATGTTTTATATTGATATCTCTATTTCTTTCAACACAGTTAAACGCCCAGGACACAGTAGAGTGGTCAAAAGACAGAAAATTAAACTGGTCGGATTTTAAAGCAGCTCCTAATTTAGATATTGTGGCTTATGCCCTCACTTCTTACAAAATAGAAATCCTACCAATTGATATTATGGTTGATGCAGATGAGAATATTCAGGATTATGAAGCATTAACAGTTGTAGCTAATTTTTATACGGAACATTCTTGGGTTTATGAAAAAAGCGCCTATTTACTTTTACATGAACAATTACACTTTGATATCGCTGCCTTATATGCTTTTAAAATCCGTAAAGCGTTTGAAAAATTAAAAGCACAGAAGAATGCTAATTACAATTCTTATGTAAGTGTCTATCAAGAATTATGGAAGGAATGTCTCGAAACACAAAAATCTTACGATAAGGAAACACAGCATGGGCAATTAGTTACTATAAACGATACTTGGATCGATAAAATTACCGAGCAAATAAATGTTTTTGAACAATAAAGAAAAGCTAAGAATCTATAAGCGTAGTTTTAATTTTATTGATCACATAAAATCATTTTAACTCAATTTCTATATAAACAGGAAAATGGTCGGAAGGAAACTTAAAATCTATTGCACTTGAAAACACAGCATATTTAGGTACAAGAACATTGGGTGATTTTGAAACGAATATATAATCGATTCGACGTGTTGCGGATTCATTATATTGAAAGGCATTAAATGTTCCCTCTGGCCCAAACTTTAACGTGGCTATTTGTCTTGAATCAGACATAGTTGGTAAAATTTCTGCGACAACCTTACTATTAGGTTCTACATTAAAATCCCCCATTAAAAGTACAGGATAGTTTTCGGTATTTTCTAACGCCATCTTTTTTAAAATGAGCTTCATGCCTTCTTTTTGTGCTTCTTCACCAACATGATCTAAATGTGTATTGAACACCCAGAACTTTTGACCATTGTCTTTTAAAGTAAATAAGCCGTAAGTGCAGACTCTCGGATAAGCCGCATCCCAACCTTTTGACACTACTGTTGGAGAATCTGATAACCAAAAGGTATGTTGTTTTTCGACTTTCAGTTTTTTTGAATTGTAGTAAATCGCAGAAAACTCGCCTTCTCCATTACCATCTCTTCCTTCACCTATAAATTTATAATCTAGCAAAGCAGAATTTAAATCTTCTATTTGATTTGGTCTTGCTTCTTGAATGCCAAAAACATCTGGACTCAAAAATAAGATTTGAGAACTTAAAAAGTCTTTTCGATTTGACCATGCATTCTCACCGTCTGATGCAATATCCAAACGAATATTATAAGTCATTGCCTTAAGGCTGACCTTACTTCTTTTAACCTCAGGCTTATTAATTTTAGAACTACAACCTAAAACGATAAGGCTAATAAAACATAATGCAATTCGTTTCATGTATTAAATGTTTCTAGCTTAAAAAATTATAACAAGCACTTACATATAAAGTAATATTAATACTTAATCATTATGCTCTGAAGCGACTTTTATCCTTTCAAACGTCAATTCTGGTTCATCGGTAGTAATGTAATCAAAATCATGAGCTAATAACCAATCTATATCTTCTTCTTTATTTGCTGTCCAACCATTTAATTTGAGACCTAAATCTTTAGCTTCTTTAATCCAATGCTCTTTATTTTTTAACTTCCAGACTAAATAATCTAAACCTGTAATACCATCGTTTTTTAATTCTTCTGGAGATTTTGAACCATCGAGATATAAAACTTTTGCGTTAGCATCTATATCTTTAATACGTTTAATAACATCGTAACTAAAACTGATATAATAAGAGATATACGCTTCAGCTTTTAATTCTTTAACCAAGGCTACCGTTTTGTTAGCCATTTCAATATTTCGACCTTCGATTTTGGAAGGCTTTATTTCGCACACCAAACCCGTTGTAGTATTATTAATCATACCTGCACTAATAAAATCTCTTAGTGTAGGAAGTGTTTCACCATTTGGTAACTTATGTTTTGCTAATTCTTCATACGTTGACGTTTCTATATCGACACCTTGATAATCGGCATCATGTGTTACGATTAAAACGTGATCGGATGTCATTCGAACATCAAACTCAGAACCTGTACAGTTTAAGCGGATCGCCTCATGTAATGCAGCGATAGAATTTTTAGGAAAACCTTTAGCTTTCCATGCACCTCTGTGGGCAATTACAGGATTATCAGCAAAAACAATTCCTGGTTCAGTTGTAGTTGAATTGCATGATGCTAATCCAATACATAAAAATAAAACGATAAAACAACGCATAAGTAAAAGTATTAAATAAAAAATGTGTAAAAATCGTAAATTAAAAACACAAAAGGGCAAGTGAACTTGCCCAATATGTTTCTATAGAATGACTAATTCAAATAATTAATTGTAACCATTATTCTGAGGATAATCTGGGCCTAATAAATCTAAATCGTTTTGAGAAATTGGCCAATTAATAAAATGTGATCTCCAATTGTCTCGTGGATCCTTAGATCCTAAATTAGCTGGAAAATACTCACCATCACCAGCATAGTTGGTCATCTGAAAATCCATAACATTTTGTCCCATTCGCTTTAATGTAAACCAACGTTGCCCCTCAAATGCCAATTCTCTTGCACGTTCATCTAAAATGGTTTGTTGATCTACAAACGTCACAGGCGCGGCACCAGCCCTAGTTCTCACAGCATTAATATATGGTAAAGGATCACCTGAAGATCTCATTATCGCTTCTGCAGCTATTAAATACGTCTCTGCTAATCTGTAAACCATAATATTACCTCTAATGGTGTAAGACGCTTCATTACCATCTTCTTGTGCAAATTTGATACAAGAAGGATGCATCCTTTGGTAATACAAACTGTAGTTGTCGCTTGGATTATCTAAATCTGTAATAGGCGCGTAATTATCGACCTCTTCACCAATTCTATCACCTGAAGTATAATAATATTTTAATCTAAAATAAGTATTATCATCTCTTGTATCGTTTGGATCTTCAGCTAAAAGATTTAATAAATATAAATTCGGAACAACTCTAGAGAAACCTCTACCTCCTTGTTCATTATTATAATCTACTCCAGAAATCTGAAAAAATTGAGCTACATAATTCGCATTCATCATGGTGGCATCACCTCCTCCAAGTACATCATCTTTAGACTGTATTACAAATAAAGCTTCTGAATTATTTCTATCTCCAGCAAATACAGCTGCAGTATTAGACACTAAACTATGAGGACTATCTGGTCCTTCTATAACATCTAATGCTTGAGTTTTCGCTTCTGTCCAATCCCCTTGCCACATCGCTACTTTCGCTTTCACATGCTTCGCTGTTCCTTTTGTAACACGGCCAAAAGTATCTGACCAGTTTAAATTTTCGATAGCAAAGTTTAAATCACTATTGATAAGTGCAAAAATTTCTTGTTCTGACGATTTATCATTTATAACATCAAAAGCATTATCTAAAGTTATGGTTTCTGTAGTGACATAAATATTATTATACATTCTGTACAAATAGAAATAAGCATGTGCTCTAAAAAACTTTGCTTCTGATAAAATTTGAGCTCTTGCTCCTTCATCAATACCTTCTAAAGTTTCAGCTGCATTGATTATTGCTGTTGCTTTATTAGCGATATTGTAATAATGTTTCCAAAATAATGACGATGCAAAAGTGGCCCCTAAATCTACTGGAGAAATACCTCTTTCGTATCTTCCTAATAAGCCTGTATAACCCGATCTTGAAAATGTTAAATCAGCTCTAGAAGACATAAGTACTGAGCCCATGTAATCTTCAGTACTGTTATCGTAGCGATCTCTTTCAAATTTATATAAACTTACAACACCAGACTTTAAACCACCTTCTGTTGTGTAAATATAATCCGCATCAATTAGCGTACTTGGTTGTTCTTCTAAGTAGTCTTCACATGAAGCAACTACAAAAAATAACGCCATGGCTAGCAGAAGGCCACCTTTTATTTTTGAATTAAAAAACTTCGTTTTCATAATATTATTCTTTTTTTAATTAAAATTTAACTCTTACACCAAAAGTGAATGATTTCGCATCTGGATAACCTGTATCTGCACTAGAATAAGTATCTCTGATATTTACTTCTGGACTGTAACCTAAATAATCTGTTTTTGTAAATACATTTGTTGCAGTCACATAGAATCTAATCTGCTCAAATTTTAATTTAGATGTAAACTTTTCTGCTAAAGTGTAACCTAAGCTTACTGTTCTTAACCTAACATAAGAAGCATCTTTAACTGCTAATGCATTTAAATATTGATCAGCAGCATCTTTATTAGGACGCGGAAAAGATGTTGATGGATTTTCTGGGGTGTAGTAATCTACTTTAATACCATTGATATCCCCTCTTAGTGTACCACCATTATTGTACTGATTTAAAAATGGATTTATCTTTGTAGCTCCTTCTACAACATAGAAATCAACAAATAAATCAAACCCTTTATAAGCAATTGATGTGGATATTGAACCAAACCAGTCTGGATTAGGATCAGTAAACACACGATCTTCTTGTGTGATTTTTCCATCAGGACCAGATATTATATTACCTTCTTCATCTACTCCATTAACATCCTTAATTCTAATATCACCTGGTGCTAAAGTTTCTTGTGGGTTTGCAGATTCTGGATTAGCTTGAGGTGAATTTGCATAATCCTCACCTTCTTGCCATATGCCATCAAATGCATATTGATAAATAACACCAACGGGTTGACCAACATAATAATTAAATGAATTATCTTCAGTGATCGCATCACCATTTCCATCATTATAAAGTTCTAATAGTTCGTTTCTGTTATTAGACCAATTGGTAGACACAGACCATTTAAAATCTTCTGTATTAAAGATGTTTGCTGTTAAACCTAATTCAAGACCCGTATTCTGCATTTCACCAGCATTAAAATATGTTGATGTATAACCTGTTACTGGAGGCACACCTCTTTTTAATAATAAATCTGTAGTTCTAGCGTCGTACCAGTTAATATTACCTGCTAACACTCTGTTGAAGATTGAAAAATCTAAACCTAAGTTTAAGGTTGTGATTCTTTCAAATTTTAAATCTGGATTAGGTAAAATAGTTGATGGTGAGAATCCTGACCCAGTTTCCTCATCATAAATATAAGGTTGGAAATCAGCTGTAAAAAGCGATGTATAAGCACGACCTAAATCATTAACCAATGAACCATAACTTGCTCTAAATTTCAATTCTTGGATTGCATTTACATCTTCTAGGAAGCTTTCATTATGAATTTTCCAAGCAAATGAACCTGCTGGATTATAACTCCATTTATTACCTTCTCCGTTTAATGAAGCTCCATCAGCTCTAATAATCCCTTCAAACGTATATTTATTTGCAAAGCTATATCGCGCTCTCGCTAAATAGCCTAAATAGCGAAATTTATCTCCATCGCGCTCAACGGTTACATTACCGATAGCACTAGAAATACCATTGTAGCCTAAATCTTCATTAGCAAATCCCTGACCTTCAGTAAATGTTCTAGAAAACGCATTTTCTTGAGTTGACTGAACTAAAGTAAGATTTAAGTTATGATCGTTGTTAATAGCTTTGTCATAAGTCAATATATTTTCAACTAAATAAGACTCTCTTAATTGATTATCAATTCTTGCAATACCTCTAACATCATCACCTGCGCTACTTAAAGATGATTGATACTGACCTCTTTCTGATGTTCTTCTCGTTAAATTAGCTTTTAATTGGTATTGTAAATCTTTAGTAATCTGCCATATTGGAGTCACATTGATAACGTAATCATTTCCTTTTTCATTGTGATCTTGCTCACGTAAATTCCACAAAGGGTTTACCGCTGAACCTTCTTCGCCACTTGGAAATTGTGTAATACTACCATCTTCATTATAAGCAGTACCAAATGGAGAGTTAGTAATTACATTCACTGCAGCTGCTCTACTTGTATCATCGTTTAATAAGTTTAAATCAAAATTTACAGAAAATTTATCTGATATTTTCTGATCAACATTTAAACGCAATGTTTTTCTAGTATAACTAGATGTTGGTATAAGACCGTCTTCTTTAAAATAGTTAATACTACCAAAAACCTTAGTCATTTCTGTACCACCACTTACACTAATAGCTTGGCTATTCACCAATCCATTTCTCATTAATTCATCTTCCCAATCTACAAAACGATTGTTTATAATATTGTCATATTCAGTTGGTGTGAATACTTCATCAATAACATCATCAGCATAACTATCGTCATTTCTAGTTGACCTCCATGCTTCTCTCCGTAATTGTGCTAATTCTTGACCGCTATAAACATCAAAATTACGTTCAATTGTTTTTGTTGTAAGAAAACCGTGATAGCTCACACTAACTTTTCCTGTTGCCCCACGCTTAGTCGTAATTAAAACCACACCATTTGCACCTCTAGAACCGTAAATCGCCTGAGCCGATGCATCCTTTAAAAACTCAACAGACTTTATATCATCTGAATCGATATCTTCAATACCTCCTTCTCTAACAATACCGTCAACCACATAAATAGCACTTACATTACCTTCTATAGATCCTTGTCCTCTAAAAATAATGTCAGAAGTTCCACCTGGTCGTAACGTTCCACCACCAACATTGACTTGTAAACCTGCGATTCTACCACGTAACATTTCATTAACATCTGATGTTGGTGATAAAGTAGCCTCTTCAATATCTACAGTAGCGACAGCGTTTACAATATCACTTTTCTTTTGTGTACCATAACCAATTACTACTACTTCAGCCAAAGCAGTGTCATCTTCTAACATCACTGTAATTTCGTCAGAACTATAAACAACGTCTTTAGATTTAAAACCTACATAAGACACTACTATTATAGAAGCCTCATTTGTAACCTCTAAAATAAATGCACCGTCAAAATCTGTTTGTGTACCGTTAGTTGTTCCTTTCTCTATAACAGATGCACCTGGCAGTGGCATATTATCTGCTGAAGAAAGCACTTTTCCTTTTATTTTGGTCTGCGCGATAAGCGAAAACGAACTGCACAATAAAAAGAGACAGAAGAATATTTCAATTCTCGATTTTTGAAATTTTAATTTCATGAATGATTGATTTAGTTAAAAATTAAAGCCCAAAACTATCATTTCAAAAGATGTGTAAATGAGATGTAATGTTAAGCTTTTGTAAATTTAACCTCAAATTATTGCAGAATTAATAATAGATACCTCGATTAAAAACGAACATCGCAAAAATCAAGAAAATCAAAGGTTTAAAAAACTACCTGAAGTACCGTAAACACTAACCTCATTATAAATTGAAGATTTCATAAAAAAAATCGCAAAAATCAACATAAATACACACTTGTCGGGGTAAAGTCTAGGTAAAAAACACAATTGTCGAGGTGTTAGAATTTTAAGATATAGTTAACTAAACTGTCATCGTGATCTAATTGTAACCTTTTGCGTAATCTGTAACGTTTAGTCTCCACACTTTTTATAGATATATTAAGTAACGGAGCCATTTCTTTAGAGGATAAATTCAACCTTAAATAGGCACAAAATTTCAAATCATTAGGTGTTAAATCTGGATGTGCAGCCTTAATTTTATCCATAAAATCTTTATCAGCATTGTTAAAAGCTTCTTTAAAGAATTTCCAATCTTTATTATTGTTTAAATTGGTATCAATTAGATCAATGGCACTTTCAATGTCTTTATTGTTTCTTGTTCGTTTTAACTCTTTCTTTATTTTATTGAGTAGTTCATTTTTTTTAATAATACTCATTGTGGAGATCACTAACTCTCTATTTTTTCCTTCGATATCTTGATTTAGTTTTTCATTCTTTATCTGAATAAGTGCACGTTCATTTTTTATATGTTCATGCTTAAGAATTCGTTCGTAATAGAATTTATAGACTTTATTTACTAAAAATGCAATTCCAATTAGAATTAACACATACAGTAAAATTGCTACATTTGAAATATACCAGGGTCTGTTAACTTCAAAATCATAACTAATGGAATTCTCAGTCAATTGATTTCCTACTCTCCCTCTAACCTCTAAAGTATAGTCTCCAAATGATAAATTTTCAAATTGAACACTTGACACATGAGACCATTCACTCCACTTATCAGAAAGTCCACTAAGTTTATAACTATAGCTAACATCCAAGAATTTATTATACTCTGGAACGGAAAAACCAAATGACACAATACCTTTTTCGTGTTGAAACGAACCATTTTCTGCTAATGGCAAATAATTTTTACTTCCATTAACATCCTTTTTCATTATAGAGTTCAAATGAATTGAATGTGTACTACTACTATAAGTTTCAATATTCGCTAAATCGAGCGTTAAATAACCATTTACAGTTCCTAGAATATATTTTTCACCCTCTATATGTTGTAAATTTTCAAATCCCAAAACTCCTTTTCTAAGATCAGAAGGAATTGCGATGTCCGTAATTTGAGGAATATTCGTAATATTATCATTCGTTATATAACTAATATTATTTTTAAAAAACAACCATAACTTACCTGTTTGATCCACTACAATCTTACCAGAAGTAAATTTCTTGGATGCCATTAAATCAGTTAAAACATTATTTTTAACAAACTTGTTTTCAGCGTCACTATAATTATAAATGCCATTTTCTGAAGTATACAGAATATCGCCTTGATAGCTTTCTAAACTAGAACTATTACCAATCGTTAATTCTGAAACTTCTTCAACCTTTATGGTTTTGGTAAAATCAGAGTTCATGTTTAATATAAAAACTCCTTTGTACTCATGATTTACAAAGATTTGATTGGTATTATTTATTTCAAAAAAGCGTGAAGAGTTTTTAAAGTTTTCTATTTTATTTCTTAATCCCCAAGTATTGTCTTTATACTCTAAAACATATAAACCATCATAATTTCCTTGAAGCAATAGATTGTCGTGATTTGGAATTTTCTTAAAGTTCCAAGCACCTAGTTCTGAACTAATTTTTTCTACTCCGTTTTTAGCCACTATAAAAGTCCCCAAATGATGTCCACAGATGAGTCTTTCATTATTATCATTAAACAGACTCCAAACCTGACCTGCAGTACCTTCTACAAAACGAAATGTTTCATCAACAGTAATTAACGGCCTATAAAATAAACCTTGATTTGTACCCACATAAAGTAAATCCTTAAAAATAATAGTCGAGTATACTGTTCCTAAAACACCATCGTAATCAATAAATGTTTGTATGGGCGAGGTCATATTTATACAATTAATTCCGTTATCCAAACCTGCCCAAACATTTTGATTGGAGTCTTCAAACAATGCCAAAACCGTATTGTTACTTAATCCTAATTTCTGATTTATAGCATAATCCAATTCTCCTTTATTGTTAATTTTAATAACACCATTAGAAATAGTACCAATCACAAAACTATAATCTTCAAGTCGTATACTATTAAATATATTTAACTTTTTCACACGGTTGTTTGCCGAAATTTCCCATGGTTCTAATTTGTTATTTTTCAATTGAAAAAATCCAGTGTTTCGAGTAAGAATCGTAAGCACTTCATCTACAAGCCATATATTAATAACCCGATCTTCAATAACGACAGCATCATTAATTATTAGTTTAGGTTGACCATCTTTTAATAGGTAAATGCCTTCATTTGCCACATGATAATAAATATGACCATTGATATTAAAAACCTTATAAATAATCTGTTCTGAATTTATAATTTTAAACTGTTCTGTTTCCTTATTAAAAAAGTACAACGTATGACCAGATTGAAAAAGCACCCACTCATTAAAGTCTAAAATGTTCCAGATTTGATCATCATTAATAGCATTTTCGTTTAGTTTTGGAAGTAAGGACGTATAATTTAGTACTCCTTTCTTATCCTTTAACCAATATCCAAATTCCTCATAACAGCCAGTATAAATCCGATCATCAATAACGTTTACAGCTCTCAATATCGTATTATTTGGAGATGGGTACGCTACCCAACTAGAACCATTATATTCTAAAAGTCCTTTGTTATTTGCGGCATAAATATAATTATCCTCATTTTGAGAAATCATCCAGTTTTGATTGTCACCTCCATAATCAGAGGCTGTAAATTTCTCAATAGGTGGTAATTCTTGAGCAGGAATCACCAAGAATACATGTAGAAATAATATAAATATGAAGTGTCTCATCTGTTTTGTAAAGATAGTTTTAGATAATGAACAAACAAAATGCCAGCTCTTTACGAACTGACATTAAAATAATAAACTTGAAAATAGTAATCTATGACAATGCAAGCATTAAAAAAGCTGCTAACGCTCCTCCAGTTAATGGGCCAAAAATAGGAATCCAAGCATAAGACCAATCACTTTTTGCTTTATTTTTTATAGGTAAAATAGCATGTATAATTCGCGGACCTAAATCTCTAGCAGGATTAATTGCATAACCTGTTGTTCCTCCTAAAGACAAACCAATAGACCACACCAAAAAGGCAACAGGCAAAGCGCCTAAAGACCCCATACCGATAACAGTTTCTGCCTCTGTAAGGCTTGCGTCGGTAAAGTAAAATATGGTAAACAATAAGACAAATGTCCCTATCATTTCACTAAAAAAGTTAGAAAACGTATTTCTAATAGCTGGTGCTGTACAGAAAACTGCTTTTTTAGAATCTGCATTCTCTGTTTCGTCAAAATGATTTTTATACGTTAACCAAACTGCAGAAGCCCCTATCATAGCTCCAATCATTTGTGCTAAAACATACATTGGCACATCTGCCCATGGAAATTTACCTGCTATGGCTACAGCAATGGTCACTGCCGGATTAATATGCGCTCCGCTATATGGACCAGCAATAACAACTGCGACATAAACAGCCAAAGCCCAACCCGTTGTAATCACTATCCAACCACTATTATTACCAATGGTTTTATTAAGGACGACATTGGCTACTACGCCTCCACCGAGTAAAATTAAAATCGCTGTACCTATAATCTCTGCTATAAATGGTGTCATACTATAAATACGTTTTTAATTGTTTTTAGTCCAATACTCTAAAGCATCAATAGCCCTGTACCAACCTTTAATATTCGTTTCAATTTCAGTCCTATCTTCTTTTGGACTGAATATTTTGTCCGTTTGCCAAATATCTTGAATTTCCTCTGGACTTTCCCAATAACCAACAGCCAAACCTGCTAAAAACGCTGCTCCCATAGCCGTTGTTTCTACCACATTTGGTCTCACCGTTGTAGTGTTTAAAACATCAGATTGAAACTGCATTAGCATATTATTAATGGTTGCACCTCCATCTACTCGCAACTCTTGTATAGATAGATCAGCATCAGCTTCCATAGCCTTTAAAATATCCATCGTTTGAAAAGCAATAGACTCTATAGCTGCTCTTGCGATATGCGCATCTGTACTTCCTCTTGTTAATCCAAATATGGTACCTTTGGCGTGTTGATTCCAATGCGGAGCACCTAAACCAGCGAAAGCTGGCACAAAATAAACTCCGTCTGAACTTTCTACAGATGATGCTAATCTTTCGACATCTGAAGAATTTCTTATAATTTTTAAACTATCGCGTAGCCATTGTACAACAGCTCCTGCAATAAAAACGCTACCTTCTAAGGCATAAGTTGTTTTTCCATTAATTTTCCAAGCGACAGTAGTCAATAAGTTATTTTTGGAAACAATTGGCTTCTCTCCAATATTCATTAACATAAAGCAACCTGTACCATAGGTGTTTTTAACCATACCTGGTTTTGTACACATTTGGCCAAATAACGCAGCTTGTTGATCTCCTGCGATGCCTGCAATCGGAATTTTAGTATCATAAAACGTAGATGTCGTATGGCCATACACTTCACTCGACGCTTTTACTTCTGGCAACATACTTTTAGGAATGGTCAATAACCCCAATAATTCATCATCCCAATCCATGGTATTGATGTTAAACATTAAAGTTCTTGAGGCGTTAGTGACGTCTGTAACGTGTTGTTTTCCTTTAGTGAAATTCCAAACTAACCAACAATCAATAGTTCCTAAAATTAAATCTCCTGCTTCGGCTTTTGCTCGTGCTCCATCAACATTATCGAGAATCCACTTCACTTTGGTTCCAGAAAAATACGAATCAATCACTAATCCTGTTTTTTGCTTTATGAGTTCTGATTTACCGTCTTTTTTTAGCTGATCGCAATAGTCAGATGTTCTTTTATCTTGCCATACTATGGCGTTATAAACGGGCTCTCCTGTATTTTTATCCCAAACCACAACGGTTTCACGCTGGTTCGTAATACCAATTGCCGCTATATGTTCTACATCTAATCCTTTTTTGGCAATAGCTTCTGTAGCCACTCCTGCTTGAGATGACCAAATTTCTCTTGGATCGTGTTCTACCCAACCTGGTTTAGGAAAATATTGTGTAAACTCTTTTTGAGCTGTAGATATAATGTGACCTTTTTTATCAAAAACAATCGCCCTAGAACTCGTTGTCCCTTGATCTAGGGATAAAATGTATTTACCCATAATTTATTGTTTATTTAGTAGTTTAACCGAAGTAGAGTTCGGAATAAATTCTTATTAATTTAAAATATATTGATCTGCAATCTGCACAAATTCTGATATCTGCTGAGCACGCCAGTCTTCAGTTTCATTTAATTCTGCTCGTACTAATTCACCAACCAATGGTGCAATCTCAATAGCTGCTTTTGCATCTAAAAATAGTATTCGCACACGTCTTGCTAAAACATCTTCAATGCCTCTAGCCATTTCATGTCGTACAGCCCAAACGACTTCTGCTTTTGTGAATTCTAATCTTGGATGTAGACGCTCACTTAAAACAGGATTTTCCTCAATAAGCTGCGCAATACCTTTTTGATCGGTTCCATAAATATAAAGATGATTGGCGCGATCTACAGTTCCGTTGGAACCATGAATCCTTATATTTTGTGTTTTGCATTTTGCGCTTGGTAACTTTTTTAATTCTATAACCTTATCCACGGTATCTTGAGCCATCCTTCTATAGGTAGTCCATTTTCCACCTGTGATTGTAATCAATTCAGAATCTGAAACTATTATTTTATGACTTCTAGAAATTTCTTTAGTTTTTTCAGATTTATCTTTTGGGGCTGCCAAAGGTCTCAGCCCTGCATAAATACTTAATACATCGGCTTTGCTCGCTTTTTTATTAAGATATCTATTAGCTGTCTCTAAAACAAAATCAACCTCTTTATCTAAAGCTTTTGGCTCTAAACTATGACTATCCAATAAAGTATCTGTTGTACCGACCACAACTCTATTATGCCATGGTACCAAAAACAACACACGACCATCATCCGTTTTCGGAATCATTATAGCATCGGTTCCTGGCAAGAATGAT encodes:
- a CDS encoding glycerophosphodiester phosphodiesterase family protein, which encodes MRCFIVLFLCIGLASCNSTTTEPGIVFADNPVIAHRGAWKAKGFPKNSIAALHEAIRLNCTGSEFDVRMTSDHVLIVTHDADYQGVDIETSTYEELAKHKLPNGETLPTLRDFISAGMINNTTTGLVCEIKPSKIEGRNIEMANKTVALVKELKAEAYISYYISFSYDVIKRIKDIDANAKVLYLDGSKSPEELKNDGITGLDYLVWKLKNKEHWIKEAKDLGLKLNGWTANKEEDIDWLLAHDFDYITTDEPELTFERIKVASEHND
- a CDS encoding endonuclease/exonuclease/phosphatase family protein, which codes for MKRIALCFISLIVLGCSSKINKPEVKRSKVSLKAMTYNIRLDIASDGENAWSNRKDFLSSQILFLSPDVFGIQEARPNQIEDLNSALLDYKFIGEGRDGNGEGEFSAIYYNSKKLKVEKQHTFWLSDSPTVVSKGWDAAYPRVCTYGLFTLKDNGQKFWVFNTHLDHVGEEAQKEGMKLILKKMALENTENYPVLLMGDFNVEPNSKVVAEILPTMSDSRQIATLKFGPEGTFNAFQYNESATRRIDYIFVSKSPNVLVPKYAVFSSAIDFKFPSDHFPVYIEIELK
- a CDS encoding RagB/SusD family nutrient uptake outer membrane protein → MKTKFFNSKIKGGLLLAMALFFVVASCEDYLEEQPSTLIDADYIYTTEGGLKSGVVSLYKFERDRYDNSTEDYMGSVLMSSRADLTFSRSGYTGLLGRYERGISPVDLGATFASSLFWKHYYNIANKATAIINAAETLEGIDEGARAQILSEAKFFRAHAYFYLYRMYNNIYVTTETITLDNAFDVINDKSSEQEIFALINSDLNFAIENLNWSDTFGRVTKGTAKHVKAKVAMWQGDWTEAKTQALDVIEGPDSPHSLVSNTAAVFAGDRNNSEALFVIQSKDDVLGGGDATMMNANYVAQFFQISGVDYNNEQGGRGFSRVVPNLYLLNLLAEDPNDTRDDNTYFRLKYYYTSGDRIGEEVDNYAPITDLDNPSDNYSLYYQRMHPSCIKFAQEDGNEASYTIRGNIMVYRLAETYLIAAEAIMRSSGDPLPYINAVRTRAGAAPVTFVDQQTILDERARELAFEGQRWFTLKRMGQNVMDFQMTNYAGDGEYFPANLGSKDPRDNWRSHFINWPISQNDLDLLGPDYPQNNGYN
- a CDS encoding DUF922 domain-containing protein, whose product is MKLTVALCFILISLFLSTQLNAQDTVEWSKDRKLNWSDFKAAPNLDIVAYALTSYKIEILPIDIMVDADENIQDYEALTVVANFYTEHSWVYEKSAYLLLHEQLHFDIAALYAFKIRKAFEKLKAQKNANYNSYVSVYQELWKECLETQKSYDKETQHGQLVTINDTWIDKITEQINVFEQ